One genomic region from Esox lucius isolate fEsoLuc1 chromosome 24, fEsoLuc1.pri, whole genome shotgun sequence encodes:
- the LOC114830354 gene encoding low affinity immunoglobulin gamma Fc region receptor III-like, whose amino-acid sequence MEVTPLYWILLLFISRVAAGQSPGSLIVRPNRSQFFEYESVTLSCEVLGGSKGRRLERNPTSGKRTRCGDGWGRVDGTNCIISSTKSTDSGEYVCGSGELNNAVNIVVTDGHVILESPALPVTEGFNVTLKCRNKTNPSDLTTDFYKDGSLIRTESTGVMTIPAVSQSDEGLYSCRHPELGRSPESWMTVTGENMN is encoded by the exons ATGGAAGTGACACCACTCTATTGGATACTCT tGCTTTTCATCTCCAGAGTGGCTGCAG GTCAGTCTCCAGGTTCTCTGATTGTCAGACCCAACAGATCTCAGTTCTTTGAATATGAGTCTGTTACTCTAAGCTGTGAGGTTCTGGGTGGTTCTAAGGGAAGGAGACTAGAGAGGAACCCAACAAGTGGAAAGCGTACAAGATGTGGTGATGGATGGGGGAGGGTGGATGGAACCAACTGCATCATCTCCTCAACCAAATCAACAGACAGTGGAGAGTATGTCTGTGGCTCTGGAGAACTCAACAACGCTGTCAACATTGTAGTAACTG ATGGTCATGTGATCCTGGAGAGCCCCGCCCTTCCTGTGACTGAGGGATTTAATGTGACTCTGAAGTGCAGAAATAAGACAAATCCCTCTGACCTCACAACTGATTTCTACAAAGATGGATCCCTCATCAGGACTGAGTCTACAGGAGTGATGACCATCCCTGCAGTATCACAGTCAGATGAAGGACTTTACAGCTGTAGACATCCTGAACTAGGAAGATCACCAGAGAgctggatgactgtgacaggtgagaatatgaactag